In one window of Candidatus Hydrogenedentota bacterium DNA:
- a CDS encoding BON domain-containing protein translates to MFALIVIASLLASPAGQVVTGVEDSTITARIEALYLLDQHLNPLNINTTTRDGNVMLSGSVNDQVQRDLAEDLALGVLGVRFVDNQLVVINTVIGEKEQRTWSQRVQDRAVTAAVRGRMLGSGEFKGLKIGITTINNVVTLFGVVPTEAHVESMINIASNTKGVEDVVNQLTIRPKDDAYDAVRGTGQQISDEWLESRVSTAIMLNRHLKMRELDVEVDDGICMLSGTVDSEEKRVLAEEVARNVQGITEVRNTITVRAGGIVVPNIPTEQPTEQPAEGGGGATGAPSTLEGSDPPDEAAPGLTPSVQETALGDP, encoded by the coding sequence ATGTTTGCATTGATTGTGATAGCGTCTCTTCTCGCTTCGCCGGCGGGCCAGGTCGTCACCGGGGTCGAAGACAGCACGATCACCGCGCGCATTGAAGCGCTCTACCTCCTCGACCAGCACCTGAACCCCCTCAACATCAATACCACCACCCGCGACGGCAACGTCATGCTCTCCGGCAGCGTGAATGATCAGGTCCAGCGGGATCTGGCCGAAGACCTCGCCCTCGGCGTCCTCGGCGTCCGCTTCGTGGACAACCAGCTCGTCGTCATCAACACCGTCATCGGCGAAAAAGAACAGCGCACGTGGAGCCAGCGCGTGCAGGACCGGGCCGTCACGGCAGCGGTCCGGGGCCGCATGCTCGGCAGCGGCGAATTTAAAGGCCTCAAGATCGGCATCACCACCATCAACAACGTGGTGACGCTCTTCGGCGTAGTGCCCACCGAAGCCCATGTCGAATCCATGATCAACATCGCCTCCAACACCAAAGGCGTTGAAGACGTCGTCAACCAGCTTACCATTCGCCCAAAAGACGACGCCTACGACGCGGTCCGCGGCACCGGACAGCAGATCTCCGATGAGTGGCTCGAAAGCCGCGTCTCCACGGCCATCATGCTCAACCGACATCTCAAGATGCGCGAGCTCGACGTGGAAGTGGACGACGGCATCTGCATGCTGAGCGGCACTGTCGATTCCGAAGAGAAGCGCGTCCTCGCCGAAGAAGTGGCCCGAAACGTCCAGGGCATCACGGAAGTGCGCAACACCATCACCGTCCGCGCCGGGGGCATCGTCGTCCCCAATATTCCTACGGAGCAGCCCACAGAGCAGCCTGCGGAAGGCGGCGGTGGCGCAACCGGAGCGCCGTCGACCCTGGAGGGTTCAGACCCCCCCGACGAAGCGGCGCCCGGCCTCACGCCATCGGTGCAAGAGACCGCACTGGGCGATCCCTGA
- a CDS encoding DUF1080 domain-containing protein, with the protein MTRIKRFALVLAALIALGGGIGYFAGSGDPVPSGNPTAAPEGPDWQDLLGDDSARAWRNITDESEIFEIREGMLHIPGNSVYPLRYVAWGDERLGDFELHLEFKAASGANSGIFLRAQPNDPVYRGFEVQVLEDFGDPPNKNGSGAIYDVVTPMFNLARPTGEWNSYDITVRGTSVVVIMNGWKVIDTDLALMTVPLGKFSVAYADLPREGLLMLQDHGGEVWYRNIRLKRL; encoded by the coding sequence ATGACGCGAATTAAACGATTTGCCCTTGTCCTGGCGGCGCTCATCGCCCTTGGCGGCGGGATCGGGTACTTCGCCGGTTCCGGCGACCCGGTGCCGTCGGGCAATCCGACTGCCGCGCCCGAGGGCCCGGACTGGCAGGACCTGCTGGGCGATGACTCGGCGCGGGCGTGGCGGAACATCACGGACGAATCCGAGATTTTCGAGATTCGGGAGGGCATGCTCCATATTCCCGGCAACAGCGTGTACCCGCTCCGTTATGTGGCCTGGGGGGATGAGCGCCTCGGGGATTTCGAACTCCACCTGGAGTTCAAGGCGGCGTCGGGCGCGAACAGCGGGATCTTTCTTCGGGCACAGCCCAATGACCCGGTCTATCGGGGCTTTGAAGTGCAAGTGCTGGAGGATTTTGGTGACCCGCCGAACAAAAATGGATCGGGCGCGATTTATGACGTGGTTACCCCGATGTTCAACCTGGCGCGGCCGACCGGCGAGTGGAATTCCTACGACATCACGGTGCGCGGCACGAGCGTCGTGGTCATCATGAATGGCTGGAAGGTGATCGACACGGATCTGGCGCTGATGACGGTGCCGCTGGGGAAGTTTTCGGTGGCCTATGCCGATCTGCCCCGGGAGGGCCTGCTGATGCTTCAGGATCACGGCGGCGAGGTGTGGTACCGGAATATCCGGCTGAAGCGATTGTAA